The Porites lutea chromosome 11, jaPorLute2.1, whole genome shotgun sequence genome includes a region encoding these proteins:
- the LOC140952905 gene encoding ribosomal protein S6 kinase beta-1-like isoform X4, producing MAEVFPEDINDHLDDENLSEDDEFEEGQLCDEPMENDESVETLALSGELVNPKDEKIGPQSFELLKVLGKGGYGKVFQVRKVDGRNKGKIFAMKVLKKAAIIRSHKDTAHTKAERNILEAVKHPFIVDLIYAFQTGGKLYLILEYLSGGELFMHLEREGIFMEDTACFYLSEIVLALEHLHNQGIIYRDLKPENILLDSHGHVMLTDFGLCKEAVFEDKLTHTFCGTIEYMAPEILTRSGHGKAVDWWSLGALMYDMLTGSPPFCGDSRKKTIDKILKGKLVLPPYLSPEAKDFIRKLLKRHVQARLGSGHDGATPIKTHPFFRATKWDDLFMKRVEPPFKPNITGEEDVSQFDSKFTRQTPVDSPVDSMLSESADKIFQGFTYIAPSVLGSLHRDIPMSPWKYTRSPRKNTQPMSME from the exons ATGGCCGAAGTGTTCCCAGAGGATATTAACGATCATTTAGACGACGAAAATTTGAGTGAAGATGATGAATTCGAAGAG GGGCAGTTATGCGACGAACCGATGGAAAACGATGAAAG TGTGGAAACGCTGGCCCTTTCTGGAGAACTTGTGAATCCGAAAGACGAGAAAATAGGCCCCCAAAGCTTCGAACTTCTCAAAGTTCTGGGAAAGGGTGGCTATGGAAAG GTCTTTCAGGTTCGTAAAGTGGATGGGAGaaataaagggaaaatattCGCaatgaaagttttgaaaaag GCTGCCATTATAAGAAGTCATAAAGATACTGCACACACAAAAGCTGAAAGGAATATTTTAGAAGCTGTTAAG caTCCATTTATTGTTGATTTAATATATGCCTTCCAAACGGGGGGAAAACTCTACCTTATTTTGGAATATCTCAGTG GGGGAGAACTCTTTATGCATTTGGAAAGAGAAGGAATTTTTATGGAAGATACAGCTTG TTTTTACTTGTCTGAGATAGTACTGGCATTGGAACATCTTCATAACCAAGGAATTATTTATAG AGATCTCAAGCCTGAAAACATCCTTTTGGATTCACATG GGCATGTCATGTTAACAGATTTTGGCTTGTGCAAGGAGGCAGTGTTTGAAGACAAGTTAACTCACACATTCTGTGGGACTATTGAATATAT GGCTCCCGAGATTTTGACACGCAGTGGTCATGGCAAAGCAGTGGATTGGTGGAGTCTTGGTGCACTCATGTATGACATGTTGACAGGCAGT CCTCCTTTTTGTGGAGACTCCAGAAAGAAGACAATTGACAAG ATTTTAAAAGGGAAGCTGGTTCTTCCTCCTTATCTTAGTCCAGAAGCAAAAGATTTTATTAGAAAA CTACTGAAACGCCATGTCCAAGCAAGACTAGGCAGTGGACATGATGGTGCAACCCCCATAAAG ACCCACCCTTTTTTTCGTGCCACAAAATGGGATGATCTTTTTATGAAAAGAGTGGAACCACCATTCAAACCAAATATT ACAGGTGAAGAGGATGTTAGTCAGTTTGACAGCAAATTCACTAGACAGACACCTGTTGATTCTCCAGTTGACTCGATGTTAAGTGAGAGTGCAGATAAAATATTTCAg